Part of the Chitinophagales bacterium genome is shown below.
ACTTATGGCAAGCTGATCACGGCTTGCGGTTCAATTTATCAAGAGGGGTTCTTGCTGGATTCAAAACTTTGAACCGGCTAGGAGTCATTCCTGTCACTGACTTAAATTGGGAAGAGAGGTAGGCAGCTGTACTGTAGTTTAATTTGTCCGCTATTTCATTGAGGGATAATTCATCGTATTTGAGTAACTCCTTTACCTTTTCAATTTTCTGTGCAATGAAATATTTTTCTATGGTGATACCCTCAATTTCAGAGAATAGATTACTGAGATAAGTATAGTCGTGTTGCAACTCTTGACTGAGATAGTGTGACAAGTTCTCTTTACGTTCTTCGTCAGAATAATGCACCAATTGAACAATAGCAGTTTTTATCTTTTCAATGAGGCGACTCTTTTTATCATCAATCAATTCAAATCCCAGGGGAATTAAGGAGGCTCTGATGTTGGATTTCTTCTCATCGTCAATCTCTTCTTTAATGGTCACCTCCCCAAGCTCTATTGATTCGGGATGTAAACCCTGACTAATAAGCTCCTTCTTTACTGCTGTTTTGCAGCGATCACAAACCATGTTTTTGATAAAGAGCTTCAATTTGCTTTGCAAATTTTATGAGTAGTAGAATTATTTCCTGATTGAACAGTGAGAAAATAGATTCCGTTCTCCCAATTCGCTATATCAAAGCGAATACGATGAGAGGTTGCCGGTACGGCAGTTGAAAAAATGTTTCGCCCGGTAAGGTCAGTTATCGTAATGGTTACCTCATCAAGAATGTCAAGAGACAAATCAAGAGTAATTTCGCGAGAAGCAGGATTCGGAAAAACTGAATTGAAATTACCAATTTGAGCACTTGGAAGTCCAGTAGCTAAGGAAAACGTTCCCTGCCGAAATTGCACCGTACCAGCATTATCATCTTGCCAAACGATAAATATATTTCCAGTAGTAAGCGCTACGTCAGTATTAGTGATATCATTCACATCTACGGTGTCAAATCCTTCCGGCAAGCCATTGTGAAGCTCATTGGTGAAGCGGAGTGCTAACTGATCACCTCCATTGACATGTTGCTTCCATGCAATAGCGTAGGCATTTCCCGCACTTGCAATTCGGGGATAATTTTGTGATGAAACTCCTGCAATATTTCCAATGAGAGCTATACCTACTGCACCTGTGAGTGAAGAAAGAGAAGTTTTACTAAAATAATTTAAGTTCATCCCTCCAGCACCATTCATAAAAGTGGAATAAAGGGTATCACCGATAATAACTCCATCAGGTCCTGTCGAAGGGCAAATATTTATTATCCAGTTATTCTGATCAATGGGTAATCCTAGAGTGAACGTGTTTCCGCTATCATTTGAAATGCCGACCCATGAATCACGAAGATTATCGAGATTATCACGGTAGAGCATAGCGACCGTACTTCCTGAAGTAGTAATACTTCCAGGGCAACAATCACATACGGTGGCTCCTACCCCTGACCATCCGCTCGCCAATACGTCCGGAGAAAAAGTATTTCCAAAGTCATTTGATCTTGTTACCACCCATCGCGCATTTGCGAATCCAGGATCAAATTTCATAAACCCTATAATGGGATGGCCAAACACATCCACTGTTACGGTTGGAAACCTTGAGATACTATCAGCGATAAAATCTATTTGTACCGGATCTGAAAATGTCATGCCTCCATCAAATGAACTTACAATGTAAATGTGGCTGGTTATATCCGCTTCGGGTGTTTGTTTCATTACAACATATACGGTGTCGCCTTTAGCTGCTATATCAGGACCCATCCAACTTGCAGTCGCAATTGTTAACCATGAGGGATTAAGCTTTACAGGCATTGTAAACGATGATCCATCCCACCGGGAAATAAAAATCGATTCATCAGAAGCCCTACCCCAAATAACTATTGCATCACCACTTCCATTCGTTACAATACGGGGATGAAGATTTTCATAGCTATTCATTGCAACTTCAGTTTCTATCGTCCAGGTAATAGTATTCTGTGCAGAAGTGAAAATGCTTGATGCAAGAAACATGATCAGTAAAAACTTTTTCATTGCTTGACGAGTTTTCCAGTAAGAATTTTCTTGCCAGTGTTCACGGTAATAAAATATATCCCTGCACTGAGTGATGAAACATCAAGCTGTATGTTTTGCGCGAAGGTTTGCTGTTGGATTTTACATTCCTTACCCAATATATCGATGACTTTCAACGATACTTCCTCGTCATGTACTTCTGCCAAAGTAATGGTTGTAAAATCGTGAACCGGGTTAGGAAATATTGATATTGGATACTGTTCTTTAATTTCTAAAATTGATGTATTGCTGCTATCCATAACCAGAAATGATCCCATCATGCCGTCATCTTCATGATGAAGCATGTGGCAATGAAACATATAGGGTATAGAATCATCAACATAATCTTCGAACTTCATGATTACACGTGCGTTTTGCATTGGCATTACGAGCACCATATCTTTCTTTCCTTGTTCGTTTGGTGGAGGTATACTTCCATTTGAATCCAGTATAAAAAATTGCACATCGTGAATGTGAAAGGGGTGAGCAATCATGGTCTGATTGTCAAATTTCCAAATCTCAGTCGTGTTTTTGTAGGTGACTACATTGATGCTATCCATTTGAAACTGCACACCATTGATAGTAAATGGTCCTTCAACCATTTCCTGCTCATCAATAGTATCCTGGGGTGCCAGAAGAAATGTTCGAGTTATGCTTGCATCGCTTTCATTCAGTGGAGTTATTGTATTGAGCGAAGATGGAATAGTAGTAACCGGTGTTGCTGTTGGTGTTACAACGTTGATACGAAGAATGTTAAAGTCAGCACCATTGAGAGGATTCAAATGATATTCCGGAATTGCAATGAATTCATTACCTACCGTATCAGCACCATATATTCCTGTGGGTAATTCGCTTCCGAAGTTTTTTAAATAAATTGATTGGTCTTGCAGTGATCCTAAGTCTACCAGAATTTCAGCACGTTCACCTGGCGCTAACCTCACTCTCGCAAGAGACACAGGGGCATTCAACAATCCGCCATCTGTCGCGATTTGATGAAATGTAAGATTATTGGAGAATCCAAAATTATAATTACGTAAAGACGAAGCATTAAGCAATCGCAGACGTACTACCTGCGCAGGTGCATCCAGATACGGATTCATTGTGCCATTCACCATCATGACCGTGTCGAGTTCTGAGGCTATAGCAATCTGATAGAGTACATCGAATGCTTTGCTTTGAACAATGAAAGGAAAATCATCGATCCCGTATGTCCGTGGCAAAATCTGTGAAGCTTCATTACTGTCTTTCACAATGATTAATCCTGCTAAGCCTTTTGAAACCTGTATGTCTGTCTTACCCACACCATGCGGATGATACCAATAGGTAGCGGCATCATTCATTACCGTAAAGGTTGCATCCCAGGTTTCACCTTCCTCAATAATTTGATGGGGACCTCCATCCTCCTTTGCAGGTACATGCAACCCATGCCAATGCATCGTAGTGGTTGTATTGATCCCATTATGCACATGTAGCGAAACTGTCTCCCCCTTGGTAAATATCAACGTTGGAGAAAGAAAACTTTGGTTGATTCCGTATGTTGGAGTGTTCCATCCACTGAAAAAGGTTTTGGTTCCTGCCTGCACATTTAATTGGAAATCCGTTCCGGTCAGAGTAGGTGGAATAAATAGAGGATTCTGTGCAGTAGTCTTTTCAATAGAAAAAACCAGTACGATAATCAACCATGAGATTGAAACAGGCAATTTCATTGCACGAAAATCTTTTGCGTATGATGAAAATTCTCACCTCTTGCAACAATGAGATATATTCCAGTAGAAAATTGAGACAAGTCTATTACTGAATTGAGAGATTGACCTTTTCCTTCGAAAAGAATTTTGCCTTCTGCGCTAAGAATAGAAATCTCCTCAATCATGCTTGTATGAAGAATGAACAATTGATCTCCGATAACTTGTAGACTTAATGGAAGACTGGTTTGATTCTCAACTCCAGTGATTCCTGAACTGATGATCCAGGTCAAAGTATCTCTCGATAGAGGATTATCTGTTTCCCAAACTACATAGCGAATAATTGCAGTTCCTGCATTAGTATGTGGGGTGAGATGCACACTGAGGAAAGCATATTCACCAGGAATTACGGGATGCATTACCCCGCTTTCTTTCAGGTCAGCGTAGCAATTATTGTTATCACAAATGAGTGCTTCCCAAGTTGGCGGGACATCCGAGCTCACTTTTTGCCAACTCATGAAAAGAGAATCGCCGGAAACGTTATTCTGCAAAATGTTATACACCGTGAGATCATCGAACTCTGCCACTTCAACAATACTGTCGCCAGGAGACAATGCATAATTCTGTGCAAGCAAAACATTAGCAGCAGCAAACGTAATTGCGACTGCTAATGCAAGCGTATTTAGGATGCCCTTCATGTTAGTGTGAAATATTCAGTTTGTTGAAAGAAGAGTTTCCATTGATGGTGGTCTTCACTAAGTAAAGACCAGGGGCAAATGAAGAAGCAGCGAACGCTTTTTGCACGAAACCTGCTTTCATTTTTTCAGTGCTCAGCATTGAAACTTTGTCGCCGTGCAGTGTAAACAATTCAATGGATACCTCAGCTGCTTCTTTGAGGTTAAATTGAACGTTAAACTGAGTATTCACAGGATTTGGAAATATGGTGAGTGCGCCTTCCACTGCCGGAAGTTCGTTAACAACTGTAGTATTAAAAAATCCATGAATGGACGTTGCAATGTCTGCGGTGTCGCCACTACTGTAACCCACTGTGGTATATAACACTTCATGAGAACTGCCGGCTACTACAGCAAGAGTTGGCATTCCAAATCCACCGTAATACGCCACTAATGCAGCGCCGGAATCAAATGGTACACTGTTGAATCCATTATTATTGATCCAGTTCTCGACAGTTGTACAAGAATAACTGTTTGTGTAACCCATTTGATAAAAATGAATTTTACCCGGATACTGCACATCTAATTGCTCTTTCATGGCTTCTACCTCTTTGCCTGCGGTAATACACATATTGCATGTCATGAAAAACTCCATGATAATTACATCTCCTGCATCAAGTGTCGTAAAGCAATTGTGCATTACTCCATTACAGTCATTCATGGTGAAATCCATGGCGGTTTGCTGCGCTTTGGAGATCTGGAAAGACATAAGAAGAGTAAAAACGAGAGTGAAAAGAGGTTTCATTTGTTTTGGTTTTTGATTTTGTAATTGAAATTATTTTTGAATTAATGGTAAAGTTGTGAATGATTATTGTTCTAGGAGTACAATTAATTATTCTTTGACAAATTTTTTCATCAATGCCGGATTTTCACCATCGTCAATCCGAACGACGTATACTCCTGCCGGCCACTGCTGCGTATTCACCTCTAACATAGCTTGTTCATCGTCATTGAGTTGATTTACATACATGATAGATCCCAGCATATTTAATATGCTGATATCTGCATTAACCGGTTCAGCTATTTCAATGGTCAATTTATCCGTAGCAGGCACCGGATAAAGTGAAAGCAAATCATCAGATAGAACGTCTTCATTCAGCAATTTTTGAGGCGGCGTGGTAAATGTATCGAGAATGGAAAAGTTGGATACTATGAGCGGTGAGGTTTTACATAGAGTTTGAACGTGCCATTCATAGGATGTTGAAGACAGCAGTCCTGTTAATTGCAC
Proteins encoded:
- a CDS encoding T9SS type A sorting domain-containing protein is translated as MKGILNTLALAVAITFAAANVLLAQNYALSPGDSIVEVAEFDDLTVYNILQNNVSGDSLFMSWQKVSSDVPPTWEALICDNNNCYADLKESGVMHPVIPGEYAFLSVHLTPHTNAGTAIIRYVVWETDNPLSRDTLTWIISSGITGVENQTSLPLSLQVIGDQLFILHTSMIEEISILSAEGKILFEGKGQSLNSVIDLSQFSTGIYLIVARGENFHHTQKIFVQ
- a CDS encoding multicopper oxidase domain-containing protein; its protein translation is MKLPVSISWLIIVLVFSIEKTTAQNPLFIPPTLTGTDFQLNVQAGTKTFFSGWNTPTYGINQSFLSPTLIFTKGETVSLHVHNGINTTTTMHWHGLHVPAKEDGGPHQIIEEGETWDATFTVMNDAATYWYHPHGVGKTDIQVSKGLAGLIIVKDSNEASQILPRTYGIDDFPFIVQSKAFDVLYQIAIASELDTVMMVNGTMNPYLDAPAQVVRLRLLNASSLRNYNFGFSNNLTFHQIATDGGLLNAPVSLARVRLAPGERAEILVDLGSLQDQSIYLKNFGSELPTGIYGADTVGNEFIAIPEYHLNPLNGADFNILRINVVTPTATPVTTIPSSLNTITPLNESDASITRTFLLAPQDTIDEQEMVEGPFTINGVQFQMDSINVVTYKNTTEIWKFDNQTMIAHPFHIHDVQFFILDSNGSIPPPNEQGKKDMVLVMPMQNARVIMKFEDYVDDSIPYMFHCHMLHHEDDGMMGSFLVMDSSNTSILEIKEQYPISIFPNPVHDFTTITLAEVHDEEVSLKVIDILGKECKIQQQTFAQNIQLDVSSLSAGIYFITVNTGKKILTGKLVKQ
- a CDS encoding T9SS type A sorting domain-containing protein, yielding MKKFLLIMFLASSIFTSAQNTITWTIETEVAMNSYENLHPRIVTNGSGDAIVIWGRASDESIFISRWDGSSFTMPVKLNPSWLTIATASWMGPDIAAKGDTVYVVMKQTPEADITSHIYIVSSFDGGMTFSDPVQIDFIADSISRFPTVTVDVFGHPIIGFMKFDPGFANARWVVTRSNDFGNTFSPDVLASGWSGVGATVCDCCPGSITTSGSTVAMLYRDNLDNLRDSWVGISNDSGNTFTLGLPIDQNNWIINICPSTGPDGVIIGDTLYSTFMNGAGGMNLNYFSKTSLSSLTGAVGIALIGNIAGVSSQNYPRIASAGNAYAIAWKQHVNGGDQLALRFTNELHNGLPEGFDTVDVNDITNTDVALTTGNIFIVWQDDNAGTVQFRQGTFSLATGLPSAQIGNFNSVFPNPASREITLDLSLDILDEVTITITDLTGRNIFSTAVPATSHRIRFDIANWENGIYFLTVQSGNNSTTHKICKAN
- a CDS encoding AraC family transcriptional regulator, translated to MVCDRCKTAVKKELISQGLHPESIELGEVTIKEEIDDEKKSNIRASLIPLGFELIDDKKSRLIEKIKTAIVQLVHYSDEERKENLSHYLSQELQHDYTYLSNLFSEIEGITIEKYFIAQKIEKVKELLKYDELSLNEIADKLNYSTAAYLSSQFKSVTGMTPSRFKVLNPARTPLDKLNRKP
- a CDS encoding T9SS type A sorting domain-containing protein, with the translated sequence MKPLFTLVFTLLMSFQISKAQQTAMDFTMNDCNGVMHNCFTTLDAGDVIIMEFFMTCNMCITAGKEVEAMKEQLDVQYPGKIHFYQMGYTNSYSCTTVENWINNNGFNSVPFDSGAALVAYYGGFGMPTLAVVAGSSHEVLYTTVGYSSGDTADIATSIHGFFNTTVVNELPAVEGALTIFPNPVNTQFNVQFNLKEAAEVSIELFTLHGDKVSMLSTEKMKAGFVQKAFAASSFAPGLYLVKTTINGNSSFNKLNISH